The genomic DNA TTAGCCTTTAGTGtgaatcagaatcacctaggaagcttgttaaaaatggaGATTCCAGCGCTCCACTCAGTGGCTCCGAAGTGGGGGTCAGGAGTTCACATTTTCAACAAAGTCCTCTGGTGATCTTATCGTGGCAAATTTGCACACTTTAAAAACATGCATGCATTAATGAAATGAGATAGGGTTAAATTTGTGGTACAAACCCTTCTACATGGCGTTTCATTTGGAACTGCAAGTAAACCCTGCTAGAGAAATAGAGTCCACAGTTATTTATCTAGACCTGGAATGATCTGAGGCAAGAATGCCTAACTCAGCTATCATCATTTACAAATTTATTAAGAACCTATTACttgacaggcactgtgctaggcattagAGGTACCAGGATAAAAAGGACAAATTGTGCTTTGAGAAGCAGAGTccaaagcagtgtttctcaatttttaaaaaatttagcccACAATCAGATATTTTTCATCACAACTCAAGGTGTACAAACATACgtacatatataagtgaaatactATTTTCACAAAACAATACTCACCCTACCTACCTGGGATACAATCTGATATTTACTGTTTAGCTCTAACCAATGCTATTCTACCCTACTTCATTAAACAATTTCAGGTATTGACTCACTGAATTTGTTTCAGGTTCTACTACTGTTGGGGATGTGGAACTGCAGTTCAACAAACACAGGCCTACTTAATAATCTGCAGGATGTATCTTATAAATACATGTAGCACATGTATTTATCCTTTTAGGCACATATTTCACATGATGGTGGGAGTGGGAGGCTAAGGAGAGTCTCCTTATAAACCAGTGCTTTGCAAACTTTAAAGTGCACAGGAATCACCTGAAGATCTTGTTTAAATAAAGATTCTGAATCAGTAGGTCTAGGATGGGGACctgagatcctgcatttctatctctcagatgatgctgatgcagctggtccatggaccactaTTTGAGTAGCAATGCTCTAAAAACCACAAGTATGGGTAGGTGTGCTAACCTTGTAATGCAGGACCCGGCAGGAGTCTCCTAGGAGATAATTTCCTCTAAGGAAAAAGGAATGGAGCAGAGAAGGTACTGACAGATGAGAAAAGCACAGTGTGCGCCACTCAAATTTTATCCCAGCTTCCCATATCTGAATCTGATGGAAAGATGGCTGTATGTAAAATCTGAAATCCATTAGTGACCAAAGGAGCACTGAGGTATTACCACTTGGATAAGTATAACTCTAAAGTGAAGAAAAGGGCTTTATCCTCACTTCAATCGGTGTCATGGTGTGGGGCAGGTTTAGGGCTCACTGGGGACTCCAGGGAAATCAATTGAGCTTTGTCATCTTGAGGACATCAGTCCATCAGCAGCAGTGAGGACCTTAAGAAGATGGAGGACTCATGGGAAGTGGCACAGTGCCCAGCAGACATGGCAATACCCAGGGGAGGGTTGTACCCACCTTTTGGCTTCCTGGAACTTATTCCTGGGCATAGGTGAGATGTACATCAACCCTCTTCCAAGTGTCTGATGGGGTCCTGGTCCTGCTAGTATAGGGGAAAAGGTAGAAGCCAGCCTAACACAGCTTACATACTCAGTACCTCATCTAATCCATTCCACAATCCTGTGAggcaattattatccccatttcacagatgacaagACTGCTCTTTATAGCAATTGATCTGTTATAACTGCCAAGTTGATTCCTCCAGATACAAGTCCAGAAGTAATGTGAGTTTTACATAACATTTTAAGTTCTGACAACAAGAATTTACAGTGTCTCCACTGCCTTCATAAACTCAGTAAACAGTTCTTTGTATTGCTTTTTATgtattgctttccttttttatattttagcatTTCTTTATAAGAAAAGTAATCTGTGTTCCTTAGGAAAAATTAAACAGAtgagtagaaagaaaacaaagaaaataaatcaccCACAATCTCACAACTCATAAAACCACTGTTAACCTTTTAGTGAacaaagttttctatttttcctgtgCATAGATGTACTATATAAAATTCTGTTCTTTTACAAAAGTGGACCGATTCTGTAGATGATATTATAAGctgctttatttttccaagaATCATAATGCCTTTGTAATGCACATGGGTAAAAATCCCCTACTGACAGAGTACTCTAGTTGGATCAAAAGGTTGTTGATAACAAGAGTGATGCCTAAAGCATAGTATTAGCATAAGGTTAAATAAAGCACAAGGCCTTGCAAATGCCTGCCAGGGGCACTACACAAAAGGAATGTCTTCAAAGCCCCTTTGTGGGGCCCTGCAGCCACCCCTGAGTTCCCTTGGGCCCCTCGGGTGGAAGGGGTCCTGTAAACTTTTTTGCATCCACATAAACCCCCCCAATTTCTGTCTGGTTTTCTTCACCTCATCCTCCACCCTGGCCATCTCGTCAAATTCTCTTATCATCTCTTCATTGCTCAAATGCATATCGTGTATGGCCTCCTTGTATTCCTTGAGACACTGAGCCAGCCCcttgttggtttttcttttggcCTTCCTGGGTACATCATCCCCAGCTGGGCGCTTTCCTGCAGCCCTTGGTTCGCTGGctggcttttcttcttttggctttCCCTCGCTCACTGGCTTTCCCTCACTTACTGGCTTTCCCTCACtctctggatttctttcttttggctttgCCTCACTCTCTGGCTTTTCCTTATCCTTTAGTACTTCCTCATCTTCTGTCTTTCCCTTGAGATCTGTCCTTCCCTGGTTTTCTAACTTTTCCTTGTCTTCCACAGTACAAGCTACTCCCGGCTTTCCCACATCCAGTGGCTGTTCTTTGTTTTCCATCTTGCCTTGGTTCTCAGGCTTTGCTTCATTTTCACTGCAGAGTTTTTCCATGTTGAGTGTCCCCTCCTTTTCCTGTCCTGGGGATGGGGCAGGCGGAAGAgaagacaaagaggaaagaaggaagactgAGGGCTTGGGGATGGAATGCAGGTCCGGATAGTAGCAGTCGCTTCTCGCCCCTTGTCAGGGGTCCCCGGACCTGGCCCGGCCCTCCTAGTGTGCCTTCTTCCCACCCTCTACCCCACCATTCCTCGTGCACACGTGAGCCAACCATTTCCCAGACAGACCCTGCCATTTTTCCCTACGCTTGCTCAGCATGGCAGAGTGTGTGTAAATGTGTTGGGAAGTGGGCAGTGGGGCCCCCAATTCTGCCCGGGCCGTGCCCTCCACACTCCCCACCCCTCTGGGTCCCTGTCCAGTGCCCTCTCCTTCACTGACCTGCAGGGATCTGGACAAATTTCTCCTCTTATTGTAGCCTAGCAGAATGCTGGGAACAACAACAGCCTCACAGACCTGCAGACAGACAGAAGGGGCTGGGAGCTCCGAGGACGCAATCGGGGCCCTCCTCATCCACCGttgcctcccccacctcccctgacCCCGCACCTCAGTCGCCATATCTTTTTGTCAGGCCTCAGGACCAGACCAGGATGCTTTACAAACTGTTTGGGTCGCTGGGACCGCTCCCCGGCAGGcatcccgccccgcccccacccctttACGCTGAGATCAGTATTTCCTCATAGGCTCAGAGTGTGAGAGGGGGGTTATTTGCAGAATTTGTCTACGTTTCACGGTCGCACTGCTCCCCGCCCCCGGTCCCCGCAACCCCATTTCAGGCTAGAAAATGGATGGAGGGCGCAGAGGAGGGGCGTCGAGGAGGCGGCGGGGCCAGTTGCAgggtcctccctccccacctgcccacgCCGCGCCCCGTGCCCCTCCTCACCCATCTCgggatcccttcccctctcctcgcTGCTCCCGGATCCTAGTCCCACCCGCTTCCACCCCAACCCGGGCCGCCAGCTGCGCCCACCTTCACACTGACCTGCAGCGCCCGGGCCGGGCCTGCGCCTCCTCTGGCTCGCCTAAGCCCGCTCGCCCCTCGCCCGCCGCCTGGGCAGCTCCGGGAGCTGGTTCCGCGCGGGCAACGCGAGCGGACGGCGCCGGGACCCGATTGCAGGGTGCCCGGCCAGTCACGTGAGCGCCACGTCACCGGAGCTCGGTCTCCGCCTGCACCCCGCCCGTCACCCCCATCCCAGAAGGACCGTACAGCTGAGGActgtggggggggcggggtggttgGAGAAGGAGGAGTTACCGACAGAGCAGGTCGGGGGAGGCTTCCTGAATGCAGGTGCTTTACCTGGCGCCTCTCAGGTCCTCGCTCAGCATCCCTCTGAGATGCCCTTTATCCCCAGTTGTGACAGCTGATCACAGGCAGGGTACCCGACTTCTCCAAGAGCGCTCCACACGGAGCCCCACAGCCCGCTTTCAAGACCAGCTCCGCCTGACTCCAGAGCGCTGGTGGTGGTGTCCGCCAGGAAGCTGCGCTGCCTCCTTTAGTAGCAGCTACGTCCTGAGCCTCTGCTCTTCTCGGCCCACGtgttctctcttcctggctgGTCTCTGTTCATTTCCCTCTAAACACAGATGATTCCCAAATCTACATATCCAGGTTATTCCCTCCCTTGAGTCTCAGACCTTCTTTGCCAACTGTCTATTGGACACCACCGCCTGAATGTCCCTGAGGGACCTCAAAATCCATAACCCCAAACTGATTTTACCAACTTACTTCTCACCTTCTCTGTTCACTTCTCTCCACACTGGAAACTTGCACTCCAACATTTAACCTATTCCCATCTAGAGAGAATGTCAGACagctaaaatgttaaaaaagaaaaaaggatgcattaaaacatttaaaattatggaCCACAGATGAACAGATTCATCAAAATCCTTGGTTCACAGCTTACTCTTATCATTGACCCGTGTTgaccctctttcctttccttccatcccttccatcccttcccttccctttcctctttcacactTGTGAAACCACGACCCAACTCAAAAACTAGAAAATTGATAATATTATAGTTGCTACAGTGTAGTGCCATATATTTGGTTTTGATGATATGACTATACGGTGTCTTGGTTTGGATCTCTTTAAGTTTATCCTGATTGGAATTAATGAACTTCTTGGATGCACAGATTATTGTCTCTCTTCTAATTTGAGTAATTTTCATCCATTATTTGTTCAAAAATTCTTTCCGCCCCTTTCTATCTCTCTTCTGCTTCTTGGATTCCCATCGTGAatatgttagtatgcttgatggtGTCTCATGGGTCTCTtaggttttgttcatttttgttcattcttttcactttctgCTGCTCAGACTGAAGGATCTCAATTGACCTGTCCTCAAGTTAGCTTATTAATTCTTCTCCCTGCTCAAACatgctgttgaacccctctacTGAGCTCTTCATTGTAGTTATTGTACTTTTAAGCTCCAGAAGTTCTGTTTAGTTTCTTTTCATAGTTTCATTCTCTTTATATTCTATCTCTCTACTGATATTCTATATCTTCTGAGGcattcttctcatttcctttagTCCATTGTCCAGGGTTTCCTCTAgctctttgagcatatttaagacAATTCATCTAAATCTTTGCCTAGTTAGTCCAATACATGAACTTTCTCAGTcagtttctaataattttttaaatttcctgtgaATGGAGcatactttctcatttctttatataCCTCATAATTTGTGTTGGAATCTGAGTGTTTTGAATATTAGCAAGTGTCAACTCTAGAAATCAGATTCCCCCACTTCACAGGATTTGTTGCTCTCTGTTGTGGGTTATTGTTTCCTTGTttagagacttttaaaaaatacttttttaaattctGCATTTTTGGTCATATTTGGCCACTGAAGTCTGTGTTTCATTAGCTCGGTGGTCAACTGGTGTTCGGACAGAGTTACTTTAAATGCCTATagccaacaaaagaaaaaagaaactacttTCCCAGTCTTTACAGATGAGCTCTGTGCTGGAGcactttttaaatgctttacttTCTGCTTGTGCAGAGCCTGAAGGCCAACTAAGGTGAATGCTTAGGGTCTTCTGTGGCCTTTTCTCAGCATGTGTTCAATCTCGGGCATGTACATAAGCTTCTTGATTCCCCAGTATATGTGACTGTTTAAAAGTGCTTGTTTCGCCATGTATCTCTTTTCCCTAACACTTCCTACCTAGGCTTCTCAGTCTGTCTCTTGCTTATCCCAAATGTTGTTCCTTGCCCCAGGCTGCTGTGGCCAATACCTATGACTTTAAATACTTTTGGCAAATGCCACCCAGGAAGCTACTGTTCCAGCTCCAGTCCTGGGAATGCTCTCAGTCTACTGTGACAAAGGGAAATTTTGTGCTTGTCCTTGAGGCCGCCACCAGACAGACCAAGATCAAACACAATTCTATGAGAATAGGATCCAAATTCCTCCTCCTGTCACTAGCAATCTTAACCAGGATAGTGGGCTGCCATCCACAAACTACTGCCAATTTGGGGCATGGATGATGGTAAACAGGCAGTTTAAAATATCTTGCCACAAAGCAGGAGCTTCTTTCTGCACCAAATTTCCCCCAGTTGTAATTTTTTTGACTAGATTCCAGAGTTCTGCAAAAGTTGATTCTGATAgtttttaccagtttattaacTGCTTTTGGGGGCCAGGGGATGAAGTCCTGGAGTTCCATACCCTGCCACTTTCAGTAATgttacttttctttctatttctatttgtcaagtttggtagtttgtgtctttatgtgaatttgtccatttcatctatcTGGTCTTATTTGTTgtcatacagttgttcatagtattatcCTATAATCCTTTTTAAACCCATAGAATTGAGAGTGATGTCCactgtttcattcctgatttcgTTAATTTGAATCCTCATCCTTATTCCCTTGGCAGTCTACTTATAggtttgtaggtttttttaaaaaaaaatatttttaaagaagctgCTTTTCGTTTTAATAAtgttctccattgtttttctattctctatttcatttatatccaCTCTAATTGTctgatttctttgggtttaagctgcttttctttttctagtgttttaaggtagaaattttttttttttttttaagatttttagaaatttcatgtaatgtctgaaacatttatattaacatatttccatacaaataacccaatgaaagtttagtattagttgttttgtttgtttttttatactgcaggttcttattaggcatcagttttatacacatcagtgtatacatgtcaatcccaatcgcccaattcagcacatcaccatccccacctcatcgcagttttccccccttggtgtccatatgtccattctctacatgtgtgtctcaacttctgccctgcaaactggctcatctgtaccatttttctacgttccacatacatgcattaacatacgatatttgtttttctctttctgacttacttcactctgtatgacagtctctagatccatccacttctcaacaaatgactcaatttcgttcctttttatggctgaataatattccatcgtatatatgtaccacaacttctttatccattcgtctgttgatgggcatttaggttgcttccatgacctggctattgtaaatagtgctgcaatgaacattcgggtgcacgtgtctttttgaattacggttttctctgggtatatgcccagtagtgggattgctgggtcatatggtaattctatttttagttttttaaggaacctccatattgttctccatagtggctgtatcaatttacattcccaccaacagtgcaagagggttcccttttctccacaccctctccagcatttgttgtttgtagattttctgatgatgcccattctaacaggagtgaggtgatacctcattgtagttttgatttgcatttctctaataattagtgatgttgagcatcttttcatgtgcttcgtggccgtctgtatgtcttctttggagaaatgtctatttaggt from Balaenoptera acutorostrata chromosome X, mBalAcu1.1, whole genome shotgun sequence includes the following:
- the TCEAL2 gene encoding transcription elongation factor A protein-like 2, which translates into the protein MEKLCSENEAKPENQGKMENKEQPLDVGKPGVACTVEDKEKLENQGRTDLKGKTEDEEVLKDKEKPESEAKPKERNPESEGKPVSEGKPVSEGKPKEEKPASEPRAAGKRPAGDDVPRKAKRKTNKGLAQCLKEYKEAIHDMHLSNEEMIREFDEMARVEDEVKKTRQKLGGFMWMQKSLQDPFHPRGPRELRGGCRAPQRGFEDIPFV